From a single Lentisphaera profundi genomic region:
- a CDS encoding type II secretion system protein: MKISQRKFTLIELLLVIAIISILASLLLPTLSKARERGKSAVCLGNLKQVGVATFMYVMDNDTYFHKGHHKAPQAYEEYQGISTKMWECPSDKGNWANGGAVVPDGRTTFERRGSSYHWNENAVYDKDKSINNVTVPKDYVLTSSRSLMGSWGTGSNPANAPNNFMWHFEKSLKFPLLFADGHASFIYYGPIFDTIPAYFKYLNYSKGQYPFYCNDSF; this comes from the coding sequence ATGAAAATAAGCCAGCGCAAATTTACTCTTATTGAGCTATTGCTTGTTATTGCCATTATCAGCATTTTGGCGAGCCTGCTCTTGCCCACTTTAAGTAAAGCCCGCGAACGAGGCAAATCAGCAGTCTGCTTAGGTAACTTAAAGCAGGTGGGGGTCGCCACCTTCATGTATGTAATGGACAATGACACTTATTTTCATAAAGGGCACCATAAGGCGCCGCAGGCATACGAAGAATATCAGGGTATCTCAACGAAAATGTGGGAATGTCCCTCAGATAAAGGGAATTGGGCCAATGGTGGTGCAGTGGTGCCAGATGGTAGAACCACTTTTGAACGCAGGGGCAGTAGTTATCATTGGAATGAGAATGCCGTTTATGATAAAGACAAATCAATCAATAATGTAACAGTCCCTAAGGATTATGTCTTAACAAGTAGTAGGTCCCTAATGGGCTCGTGGGGTACAGGAAGTAACCCAGCAAATGCTCCTAATAATTTCATGTGGCACTTTGAAAAGTCTTTAAAATTCCCCCTGCTCTTTGCCGATGGCCATGCGAGCTTCATTTATTACGGTCCAATTTTTGATACTATTCCAGCTTACTTTAAGTACCTTAACTATTCTAAAGGACAATATCCTTTTTATTGTAATGACTCCTTCTAA
- a CDS encoding sulfatase: MLLKRLLFAGLISLLTLSSFAKEKQRPNILLITADDLSWDSLGCMGNPIEGLTPNLDKMAADGLIIEHCFISTPICGPSRTALYTGRHPHTSGYMGHGVQPPTWWRKNGGKFPKKSITSELHKSGYLTGIVGKHGTSVCKFDEKFCDYQQTGFGRDHNKYSSFVKDFLARAKKENKPFYLAANTHDPHHYWPRSKGENKRWFDQGMRTTDWKAYDNGKPYPDPLTQYKPEEIVLPASYPDDINFKKEATLYFDGVNRMDQIIGGILKELDESGMADNTLVIFLSDHGMPWQMGKWSLYPSGTRTPLLMRWPAQIKPGRREKNAIVSAVDIAPTLADICGIDAIQGVDGKSFATLAKTENSRWNRNFAFSTFNYMNNNKPQDQLAPEYSTDLYQKTEQYRPSRALNNTRFSYVWNGWADGDAQLPKEMGGAVSHLLNKHSKNQLDKNYPDYKKRAKFMKFRAPEELYDIVKDPGCRNNLAKNPEYRPVLEKIRKNMTQLLKETEDHELENYKSVL, from the coding sequence ATGCTCTTAAAAAGACTCTTATTCGCCGGCCTCATCAGTTTATTGACTCTTAGCAGTTTCGCTAAAGAAAAGCAACGACCCAATATTTTATTAATTACCGCAGACGATTTGAGCTGGGACTCACTAGGTTGTATGGGTAATCCCATAGAAGGTTTAACGCCTAACTTGGATAAAATGGCCGCAGATGGTCTAATCATCGAACACTGCTTTATTTCTACACCCATTTGCGGACCTTCAAGAACAGCACTTTATACAGGACGTCACCCACATACGAGCGGCTATATGGGCCACGGAGTACAACCTCCCACTTGGTGGAGAAAAAATGGTGGAAAATTCCCCAAGAAATCCATCACTTCAGAACTGCATAAGTCAGGTTATTTGACGGGGATAGTGGGAAAACACGGCACTTCGGTTTGTAAGTTTGATGAGAAATTTTGTGACTATCAGCAAACTGGATTTGGCCGCGACCACAATAAATATTCCTCTTTTGTGAAGGATTTCTTGGCTCGAGCAAAAAAAGAAAATAAACCTTTCTATCTAGCGGCCAACACCCACGATCCTCATCACTATTGGCCCCGCAGTAAAGGAGAAAATAAACGCTGGTTTGATCAGGGCATGCGCACCACGGATTGGAAGGCTTATGATAATGGCAAGCCTTACCCTGACCCTTTAACTCAATACAAGCCAGAAGAGATTGTTCTCCCCGCATCATACCCAGATGATATTAACTTCAAAAAAGAGGCAACTCTTTATTTTGATGGCGTCAACCGCATGGATCAGATTATTGGTGGCATCCTCAAAGAGTTAGACGAAAGCGGTATGGCTGACAACACCCTAGTGATCTTTTTATCTGATCATGGTATGCCTTGGCAAATGGGTAAGTGGTCGCTTTACCCTTCTGGGACTCGCACACCACTTCTCATGCGTTGGCCGGCACAAATCAAACCTGGAAGAAGAGAAAAGAATGCTATTGTCTCTGCGGTGGATATCGCCCCTACTCTAGCTGATATTTGTGGAATTGATGCCATCCAAGGCGTCGATGGCAAGTCTTTTGCGACACTCGCAAAAACTGAAAACTCCCGGTGGAATCGTAACTTTGCCTTCAGTACTTTTAATTATATGAACAATAATAAACCACAAGATCAACTGGCACCGGAATACTCCACCGATCTCTATCAAAAAACAGAGCAGTATCGCCCTTCTAGAGCTTTGAATAACACGCGCTTTTCCTATGTTTGGAATGGTTGGGCAGATGGCGATGCTCAACTACCGAAGGAAATGGGAGGCGCTGTTAGCCACCTCTTAAATAAGCATTCAAAAAATCAACTCGATAAAAATTATCCCGATTACAAAAAGCGTGCGAAGTTCATGAAGTTCCGTGCTCCCGAAGAGCTCTATGACATCGTCAAAGATCCTGGCTGCAGAAATAATTTGGCGAAGAATCCAGAATACCGTCCTGTACTCGAAAAGATTCGTAAGAATATGACTCAATTATTAAAAGAGACTGAGGATCACGAATTAGAAAACTATAAGTCAGTACTTTAA
- a CDS encoding arylsulfatase: MHKFLKIFALSLLPFFINANERPNIILILVDDMGYSDLGCFGSEINTPNIDKLAADGIKFTHFTNNAKCETTRTSLMSGRYHTETYKDNHSTVTIPENLGLAGYQNWMVGKWHIFDKPMKRGFERYFGFHEGATNFFNGEGTGGGYSYFDDETPYEMPKDFYSTNAFTDYAIKYIDERKKEKPFFMYMAYNAPHYPLQAPKEEVMKYRGKYMDGWQALRKKRFKRMKELEIIPQDMSLSKPESNIKDWDKLSQEVKDDMDLRMAAYAAMIDIVDQNVGRLVKKLKADKILDNTLVIFLSDNGACPFDRTRKPTKENNLMPWDPASYICYPASWANACNTPFRMYKQNQHEGGIATSMIAHWPAGITVPGSFNRQRGHLIDFHATFRDLAKVDYPSEYKGNKAAKVRGISLVPSFQGKARPEHEFIYQNFSNSKTAFVMGKWKLVNAKELYDLETDRIESNDLSKSRPEQMQLMLTEWQKRDLELNKGHASVNKPQKKKKQPKKAKKK, from the coding sequence ATGCACAAATTTTTAAAAATATTCGCTTTATCTCTCCTACCTTTCTTTATCAATGCTAATGAAAGACCCAATATAATCCTGATCCTTGTTGATGACATGGGCTACTCAGACTTGGGCTGCTTTGGCAGTGAAATCAATACTCCTAATATAGATAAATTAGCTGCTGATGGCATCAAGTTCACTCACTTCACTAACAATGCAAAATGTGAAACAACTCGCACTAGTCTCATGTCAGGTCGCTATCACACCGAGACATACAAAGACAACCACAGCACAGTAACTATCCCCGAAAACCTCGGCCTAGCGGGTTATCAAAATTGGATGGTGGGTAAATGGCATATTTTTGATAAACCCATGAAACGTGGCTTTGAGCGTTACTTCGGCTTTCACGAAGGCGCTACCAACTTCTTCAATGGTGAAGGCACTGGCGGTGGCTACTCCTACTTCGATGATGAAACGCCATACGAAATGCCAAAGGACTTCTACAGCACCAATGCCTTCACCGATTACGCCATCAAGTACATAGATGAACGTAAAAAGGAAAAGCCTTTCTTTATGTATATGGCCTACAATGCACCCCACTACCCACTCCAAGCCCCCAAAGAAGAAGTCATGAAATACCGTGGCAAGTACATGGATGGTTGGCAAGCCCTGCGTAAAAAGCGCTTTAAACGCATGAAAGAACTCGAGATCATTCCGCAAGATATGTCGCTATCTAAGCCCGAGTCCAATATCAAAGATTGGGATAAGCTCTCCCAGGAAGTCAAAGATGATATGGACTTGCGCATGGCCGCTTATGCCGCCATGATTGATATCGTCGACCAAAATGTAGGTCGTCTAGTCAAAAAACTCAAAGCGGATAAAATCCTCGATAACACGCTCGTTATTTTCCTCAGCGATAATGGCGCTTGCCCTTTTGATCGTACTCGTAAGCCCACTAAAGAAAACAATCTCATGCCATGGGATCCAGCTTCGTATATCTGCTACCCTGCTTCTTGGGCCAATGCCTGCAATACCCCCTTCCGTATGTATAAGCAAAATCAACACGAAGGCGGCATTGCCACCAGTATGATTGCCCACTGGCCTGCGGGCATCACTGTTCCTGGAAGCTTCAATCGTCAGCGCGGTCACCTCATCGACTTCCATGCGACTTTTCGCGACTTAGCAAAAGTAGATTACCCCTCCGAGTACAAAGGCAATAAGGCGGCAAAAGTTCGCGGCATCAGCTTAGTCCCAAGTTTTCAGGGAAAAGCACGTCCCGAACACGAGTTTATCTACCAAAATTTCTCCAATAGTAAAACCGCCTTCGTCATGGGCAAGTGGAAGTTGGTCAATGCCAAAGAACTCTATGACCTCGAAACTGACCGTATTGAAAGTAATGACCTCAGCAAAAGTCGTCCTGAACAAATGCAGCTCATGTTGACTGAGTGGCAAAAGCGTGACCTCGAGTTAAACAAAGGACACGCCTCAGTCAATAAGCCACAAAAAAAGAAAAAGCAGCCGAAAAAAGCTAAAAAGAAATAA
- a CDS encoding sulfatase — protein sequence MKLLLCLCLLFASTSFAKEKMNVLFISADDLNCDIGPYGNTQVKTPNLDRLAKMGTVFDRAYCQQALCGPSRASIMSGLRPNSLGVFTLNDELRGRKPNLVTMGEFFQQQGYYSGRVGKIYHYGNPTYIGTNGHDDEQTWTERFNPIGIDRTQEENIIRYPGGKTGKKGGLGISMAWWAPESKDSEHTDGLVADRAIKMIEANKNKPFFIAAGFFNPHCPYVAPKKYFDLYDIKDIELQEIDDAKKELQDVPPMAIQRDAGKRWPYYYNGLTRDEAKQSKLAYYATVSFIDAQLGRILDSLEENNLTDKTIIVFWSDHGYFLGEKGLWFKRKAFERSARAPLMIASPGLKKGQICKSPVEMLDIYPTLVDQTGFKIPSELEGLSLSPLLNNSEAKWDKPAITQVHHSSNKQGYSIRTKKWRYTEWNEGRDGKELYKHEIDPEEATNLASNPEYTQVIAQLSKQVQVYSKSYVANASKAKKGKNKKVTK from the coding sequence ATGAAGCTCCTACTCTGCCTATGCTTGCTCTTTGCAAGTACTTCTTTCGCCAAAGAAAAAATGAACGTTCTCTTTATCTCTGCCGATGACCTCAACTGTGACATAGGTCCTTATGGGAATACACAAGTAAAGACCCCAAACCTCGACCGCCTCGCTAAAATGGGCACGGTTTTTGATCGCGCCTATTGTCAACAAGCTCTTTGTGGCCCAAGTCGTGCCAGCATCATGTCGGGCTTACGCCCCAATAGCCTAGGTGTTTTCACACTCAACGATGAATTGCGTGGGAGAAAACCAAATTTAGTCACCATGGGTGAATTCTTTCAGCAACAGGGCTATTACTCAGGTCGTGTAGGTAAAATCTATCATTACGGAAACCCCACCTATATTGGGACTAATGGTCACGATGATGAACAGACCTGGACTGAGCGCTTTAATCCTATAGGTATAGACCGAACTCAAGAAGAGAATATCATCCGTTATCCTGGAGGGAAGACAGGCAAGAAAGGTGGCCTCGGTATTTCAATGGCTTGGTGGGCCCCAGAAAGTAAAGATAGCGAACACACCGATGGCTTAGTTGCTGATCGCGCCATCAAAATGATTGAAGCTAACAAGAACAAACCTTTCTTTATTGCCGCAGGTTTTTTTAACCCTCACTGCCCCTACGTCGCTCCAAAAAAATATTTTGACCTGTATGACATCAAGGACATAGAGCTCCAAGAGATCGATGACGCTAAAAAGGAGCTACAAGATGTTCCTCCTATGGCAATTCAGCGCGATGCAGGAAAACGCTGGCCCTATTACTATAATGGACTCACACGCGATGAAGCTAAGCAATCTAAGCTTGCCTACTACGCGACCGTCTCATTTATTGATGCGCAACTTGGGCGCATCCTCGATTCACTAGAAGAAAACAACTTAACGGATAAAACTATTATCGTCTTTTGGTCAGACCACGGCTACTTCCTCGGAGAAAAAGGCTTGTGGTTCAAGCGCAAAGCCTTTGAACGTTCTGCACGGGCCCCCCTGATGATTGCTTCACCGGGCTTGAAGAAGGGTCAAATTTGTAAAAGCCCCGTAGAAATGCTGGATATTTATCCGACACTTGTTGATCAAACAGGCTTCAAAATCCCTTCCGAGCTCGAAGGCTTGAGCTTATCTCCCTTATTAAACAACTCAGAAGCCAAATGGGATAAGCCAGCCATCACTCAAGTCCATCATTCCTCCAATAAGCAAGGCTACTCCATTCGCACAAAAAAATGGCGCTATACCGAATGGAACGAAGGCCGTGATGGCAAAGAGCTTTACAAGCATGAAATCGATCCCGAGGAAGCCACCAATCTCGCCTCGAATCCCGAGTACACTCAAGTCATTGCTCAACTTAGCAAGCAAGTACAAGTCTATAGTAAAAGCTATGTAGCTAATGCCAGCAAAGCTAAAAAAGGCAAGAACAAGAAAGTAACAAAATAA